One region of Mycolicibacterium rhodesiae NBB3 genomic DNA includes:
- a CDS encoding GGDEF domain-containing protein — translation MAAGGRTERNRDHYYWLTAFLAARGLQTRTCLVVAGMIISAGSIPLFTTASPAGASYFWGRIVAVVGAVCSVAMAGVWLRKRWPTRVTSEACVIIGSVYIAAASVMTTNPVVGLLGSTAFAILGGFVALFHSVRLLVSMWVVGAATVVALAVRVAETDSVLAITGALLVGLVNVFTVFACRTLLRSITSDVRLDDLEPLTNLLTHGAFAEQAATLMSSRDRGGDRYLMVAVVNLDSFSLYRDMAGVAAADRARVAVGQRLRETVRQVALIAHVSEDEFLIADVLNTDDPSPLVERVRATVASSPSRLTASIGVVSTAMSPLAGHPPYDVLDEVLSVATDAMHDARRAGGNRAQLILSPALTVLKRPAGGVWSAEESA, via the coding sequence ATGGCTGCGGGCGGACGCACCGAACGCAATCGCGATCACTACTACTGGTTGACGGCGTTTCTGGCTGCGCGCGGACTGCAGACGAGGACCTGCCTCGTGGTGGCCGGGATGATCATCTCGGCCGGATCGATTCCGTTGTTCACGACCGCAAGCCCCGCCGGAGCGTCCTATTTCTGGGGCCGGATCGTCGCCGTCGTCGGCGCGGTGTGCAGCGTCGCGATGGCAGGGGTGTGGCTGAGGAAGCGCTGGCCGACGCGGGTCACGTCGGAAGCCTGCGTCATCATCGGATCCGTCTACATCGCGGCCGCGAGCGTGATGACGACCAATCCAGTCGTCGGTCTGCTGGGCTCGACCGCGTTTGCGATTCTGGGCGGCTTCGTCGCGCTGTTCCATTCCGTGCGGCTGCTGGTGTCCATGTGGGTGGTCGGCGCCGCCACCGTTGTCGCCTTGGCGGTGCGGGTCGCCGAGACCGACTCGGTGCTGGCGATAACAGGTGCCCTTCTTGTCGGACTCGTGAACGTGTTCACGGTATTCGCCTGCCGGACGCTGCTGCGATCGATCACCAGCGATGTGCGGCTCGATGACCTCGAACCGCTCACCAACCTGCTCACGCACGGCGCCTTCGCGGAGCAGGCCGCGACGTTGATGAGTTCTCGAGATCGGGGCGGTGACCGATACCTGATGGTTGCCGTCGTCAATCTCGACAGCTTCTCGCTCTATCGAGATATGGCGGGTGTCGCAGCCGCTGACCGGGCGCGCGTGGCGGTCGGACAGCGACTGCGGGAAACGGTTCGCCAAGTCGCGCTGATCGCGCATGTGTCCGAGGATGAGTTCCTGATCGCCGACGTGCTGAACACGGATGATCCGTCTCCTCTTGTGGAACGGGTGCGTGCCACGGTCGCGTCGAGTCCCAGTCGGTTGACCGCGAGCATCGGCGTGGTGAGCACGGCGATGAGCCCGCTGGCGGGTCATCCTCCGTACGACGTGCTGGACGAGGTGCTCTCGGTGGCCACCGACGCCATGCATGACGCTCGTCGCGCGGGCGGCAACCGAGCTCAGCTGATCCTGTCGCCCGCACTCACCGTTCTGAAGCGGCCGGCCGGTGGAGTCTGGTCGGCCGAAGAATCGGCGTGA
- a CDS encoding DHA2 family efflux MFS transporter permease subunit: MSNRVTGYRVEMASPRSGSSPTAVPPTPRWSVLAVIGVAQLMVVLDITIVNIALPSAQDDLGFDIASRPWVITAYSLAFGSLLLLGGRLSDRIGVRRTLIIGLLGFAAASAVGGVAGGFAMLITARAAQGVFAAILAPAALSTLNITFTAPKDRAKAFAVFSAIAASGAVVGLLLGGAMTEWLSWRWCLYVNMALALPAALGALIVVRASPTQRRVKLDWPGAAAATGGLFCLVYGLSHAESHGWSALLTVVMLALSAVLIGVFVIVETQVQTPLLPLKIIADRNRGGAYLTIAITFCAMFAAFLFLTYFMQRDLRYSPLATGVAFLPMAVGIGLAAALANTFLMPKVGPRPIIPIGMVVAAAGMAWLGELEVGATYRHDILGPIVLLGIGMGLAFSPAVATATSGVATADAGVASAMVNTSQQIGGTVGTAALSTIFTTALTRYIDNHRSPTRAVAEAGAVHGYTVAFYIAGLLFVSGAVLTALILRSGRIQNVGDSDVSASSASIRS; encoded by the coding sequence ATGAGCAATCGAGTCACGGGGTATCGCGTCGAGATGGCGTCGCCGCGAAGTGGTTCCAGCCCAACGGCTGTGCCGCCCACTCCGCGGTGGTCCGTACTGGCCGTCATTGGAGTGGCACAGCTGATGGTGGTGCTGGACATCACCATCGTGAACATCGCTCTGCCGTCCGCCCAGGACGATCTTGGCTTCGACATCGCGAGCCGGCCGTGGGTGATCACGGCCTACTCGCTGGCGTTCGGCAGCCTGTTGCTGCTCGGCGGGCGATTATCGGACCGGATCGGGGTACGTCGCACCCTGATCATCGGATTGCTCGGCTTCGCTGCCGCGTCAGCTGTCGGCGGTGTCGCGGGAGGGTTCGCGATGCTGATCACGGCAAGGGCGGCGCAAGGTGTTTTCGCCGCCATCCTCGCGCCGGCCGCGCTGTCCACCCTGAACATCACGTTCACCGCTCCGAAGGACCGTGCCAAAGCGTTCGCCGTGTTCTCGGCCATCGCCGCCAGCGGTGCGGTCGTCGGGTTGCTTCTCGGCGGTGCGATGACGGAGTGGTTGTCGTGGCGGTGGTGTCTCTACGTCAACATGGCCCTGGCACTACCCGCCGCGCTCGGTGCGCTGATCGTCGTGCGCGCGAGCCCAACCCAGCGCCGGGTCAAGCTCGACTGGCCTGGTGCCGCCGCCGCGACAGGTGGATTGTTCTGCCTGGTCTACGGGTTGTCACACGCCGAGAGCCACGGCTGGAGCGCGCTGCTGACCGTCGTCATGCTCGCCCTGTCGGCGGTGCTCATCGGCGTGTTCGTCATCGTCGAGACTCAGGTGCAGACACCGCTGCTGCCCCTGAAGATCATCGCCGACCGCAACCGTGGCGGCGCGTATCTGACGATCGCCATCACGTTCTGCGCGATGTTCGCGGCATTTCTGTTCCTCACCTATTTCATGCAGCGCGATCTGCGCTACAGCCCGCTCGCCACCGGCGTCGCGTTTCTGCCGATGGCCGTCGGGATCGGACTTGCCGCCGCGTTGGCGAACACCTTTCTGATGCCGAAGGTCGGGCCTCGCCCGATCATCCCGATCGGCATGGTCGTGGCAGCGGCGGGCATGGCATGGCTGGGTGAACTCGAAGTGGGCGCCACCTACCGGCACGACATCCTCGGACCGATCGTCTTACTCGGCATCGGCATGGGGCTTGCATTCTCGCCGGCGGTGGCAACCGCGACGAGTGGGGTCGCGACAGCCGACGCAGGTGTCGCCTCAGCGATGGTCAACACCAGCCAGCAGATCGGCGGGACGGTCGGCACCGCCGCCCTGTCGACGATCTTCACCACGGCTCTCACGCGCTACATCGACAACCATCGTTCGCCCACACGTGCCGTCGCGGAGGCCGGGGCGGTCCACGGCTACACCGTGGCTTTCTACATAGCCGGCTTGTTGTTCGTATCCGGCGCCGTATTAACCGCGCTCATATTGCGCAGCGGACGAATTCAAAACGTCGGCGACTCCGACGTGAGTGCGTCCTCAGCAAGCATTCGGTCGTGA
- a CDS encoding beta-ketoacyl synthase N-terminal-like domain-containing protein — MAGPMTITGIGAVTGYGWGAEQLWNGLLSGKPAAKLVGGYGSSGDEDAWVARVADEGDPLDGLSRSSRAMRGAAREALTDAADRGWVPGARVGLLHAVVVSEVEGWRDFYLKDAAHRRIRDYLTLMPSTPVSMLMQEYDFHGPAMNVSAMCSSGNAGLITAKMWLDSGYVDDVVFVSTDLSLTPENVEHFVRLGVAVVDVEPLDACRPFQEGSRGFPAGEAAVAFVLSNRAERGYVDVLGGDMTHDAYHLTSVDPQRTYIDGCVRNALKAANTSTDQVAYLNAHGPGTAQCDKAEGEIVDEVLHGAPHIYSVKQLVGHCQGAAAAVELAAAALGYAHGTVPAPPTVAPGHPRLLDGPTPLKPGAVTLKTSLGMGGHNSAVVLAPAA; from the coding sequence ATGGCAGGACCGATGACGATCACCGGGATCGGCGCAGTGACGGGGTATGGCTGGGGCGCGGAGCAGCTGTGGAATGGGTTGCTCAGCGGAAAGCCCGCCGCAAAGCTGGTTGGCGGATACGGGTCGTCCGGCGACGAGGACGCGTGGGTGGCGCGAGTGGCCGACGAAGGTGACCCGCTGGACGGCCTCAGCAGGTCATCTCGCGCCATGCGCGGGGCTGCCCGCGAGGCACTCACCGACGCGGCCGATCGCGGCTGGGTGCCCGGCGCACGGGTCGGCCTCTTGCATGCGGTGGTGGTCAGCGAGGTCGAAGGGTGGCGCGACTTCTATCTGAAGGACGCTGCGCACCGCAGGATTCGCGACTATCTGACGCTGATGCCGTCCACGCCGGTGTCGATGCTGATGCAGGAGTACGACTTCCACGGCCCCGCCATGAACGTCTCCGCGATGTGCTCGTCGGGCAACGCCGGCTTGATCACCGCAAAGATGTGGCTCGACAGCGGATACGTCGACGACGTCGTCTTCGTGTCCACGGACCTCTCACTGACACCCGAGAACGTCGAGCACTTCGTGCGTCTCGGTGTTGCTGTCGTCGACGTCGAACCGCTGGACGCCTGCCGTCCGTTCCAGGAGGGCAGCCGCGGATTCCCGGCAGGGGAGGCGGCCGTCGCGTTCGTCCTGTCGAACCGCGCCGAGCGTGGCTACGTGGACGTGCTGGGTGGAGACATGACCCACGACGCCTACCACCTGACGTCGGTCGACCCGCAGCGCACCTACATCGACGGGTGCGTGCGTAATGCGCTGAAAGCCGCGAACACGTCCACCGACCAGGTCGCCTATCTCAATGCGCACGGACCAGGCACTGCGCAGTGCGACAAGGCGGAAGGCGAGATCGTCGACGAGGTGCTGCACGGCGCACCGCACATCTACTCCGTCAAGCAATTGGTCGGACACTGCCAGGGTGCTGCCGCGGCCGTCGAGCTGGCTGCCGCTGCACTCGGTTATGCCCACGGCACCGTGCCTGCGCCCCCGACCGTCGCGCCAGGACATCCTCGGTTGCTCGACGGACCCACGCCGCTGAAACCCGGTGCGGTGACTCTCAAGACGTCGCTAGGTATGGGCGGTCACAACTCCGCTGTGGTGCTGGCGCCGGCCGCCTGA
- a CDS encoding sensor domain-containing protein yields MAVEADDVGTTNASSVEQRYRQLLEHSPYPMCVHADGRVVYVNPAGVRDINANSADDVVGRMITDFVDAESIAPMLSRIAALHEEGDSSPPSEAVMRRLDGSPLEVEVVSVLTNWNGKPAYQVIFRDLTMQKAAEESLRYQAALVTHATDAIIATTLDGAVTSWNPAAEAIYGRSAKHALGLPINEAVGAAIDPAAVIAGGGVRHGVHRAANGTALIVRVSAAAMGENGYVLVCSDQTALRRAERRFQTVVDSLVEGVVVLDSNGQPEWINPAARRILGLASSRVLERDVDPSVVFPLYDSDGASLDNWHQFFVRGLKSGLANPHDIVGFDRADGTRRWLSVSTRLLDPSETGQQALLASFTDITDQRDAQLQLRHQAHHDSLTGLPNRAYAEAQATEALLEDPPTLAAVMFIDLDNIKTVNDAFGHHTGDTVIKAAAQRLRATLRSEDLIARHGGDEFVALLFGNADHTALKRLAERLHAALATPLDVSGISCSLTASIGVTEVRPGDRRDAAEILRDADAAMYKAKAHRATTHFLSSPSGTDPRLRVHK; encoded by the coding sequence ATGGCGGTCGAAGCCGACGACGTGGGTACGACAAATGCGTCCTCCGTCGAACAGCGGTATCGACAGCTGCTCGAACACAGCCCCTATCCGATGTGCGTCCACGCCGACGGACGGGTCGTCTACGTCAACCCGGCCGGTGTCAGAGACATCAACGCGAACAGCGCGGATGACGTTGTGGGACGGATGATCACGGATTTCGTCGACGCCGAATCCATCGCACCGATGTTGTCCCGCATCGCCGCGCTGCACGAGGAGGGCGACAGCTCACCCCCGTCGGAGGCGGTGATGCGGCGCCTGGATGGCAGCCCGTTAGAGGTCGAAGTCGTCTCGGTGTTGACCAATTGGAACGGCAAACCCGCATACCAGGTCATCTTCCGCGACTTGACGATGCAGAAGGCCGCCGAGGAAAGCCTGCGGTATCAGGCCGCGCTTGTGACGCACGCCACAGACGCGATCATCGCCACGACGTTGGACGGCGCGGTCACGAGTTGGAACCCGGCAGCCGAAGCCATCTACGGACGCTCTGCGAAGCATGCGCTGGGGCTGCCGATCAACGAAGCCGTCGGCGCCGCCATCGATCCGGCCGCGGTCATCGCCGGCGGAGGCGTACGGCATGGTGTCCATCGCGCCGCGAACGGCACGGCGCTCATCGTCAGGGTGTCCGCCGCCGCCATGGGCGAAAACGGATATGTCCTCGTCTGCTCTGATCAGACCGCACTACGACGCGCCGAGCGCAGATTCCAGACTGTCGTCGACTCGCTGGTCGAAGGCGTGGTGGTGCTCGACTCCAATGGTCAGCCCGAGTGGATCAATCCCGCCGCCCGCCGCATTCTCGGGCTGGCCTCCAGCCGCGTCCTGGAGCGCGACGTCGACCCGTCGGTCGTGTTCCCGCTGTACGACTCCGATGGCGCATCGCTCGACAACTGGCACCAATTCTTCGTCAGGGGTCTGAAAAGCGGCCTCGCCAACCCGCACGACATCGTCGGTTTCGACCGTGCTGACGGCACCCGGCGCTGGCTATCGGTCAGCACCCGCCTGCTGGACCCCTCGGAAACCGGACAGCAAGCGCTGCTGGCGTCGTTCACCGACATCACCGACCAACGCGACGCACAGCTTCAGCTCAGGCACCAGGCCCACCACGACTCGCTCACCGGACTGCCCAACCGGGCGTATGCCGAAGCGCAGGCGACCGAAGCACTGCTCGAGGACCCACCGACGCTGGCGGCGGTCATGTTCATCGACCTCGACAACATCAAGACCGTCAACGATGCGTTCGGCCATCACACGGGTGACACCGTGATCAAGGCTGCGGCGCAGCGGTTACGGGCCACCCTGCGCTCCGAGGATCTGATCGCCCGCCACGGCGGCGACGAATTCGTCGCGCTACTTTTCGGCAATGCGGACCACACCGCACTGAAGCGTCTCGCCGAGCGGTTGCACGCCGCACTCGCCACCCCGCTGGACGTCTCCGGAATCTCGTGCAGCCTCACCGCCAGTATCGGCGTCACCGAAGTGAGGCCGGGTGATCGGCGTGACGCGGCGGAGATCCTGCGCGACGCCGACGCCGCGATGTACAAGGCGAAAGCCCATCGCGCCACCACACACTTCTTGTCGTCGCCAAGCGGCACGGACCCGCGGCTGAGGGTGCATAAGTAA
- a CDS encoding acyl-CoA dehydrogenase family protein: MDLTFSAADIAFRDEVREFLNDKLTPELRRAGRLMTSVYADHEASMEWQRILHERGWAAPAWPVEHGGCDWSLTQHYIFSRESQLAGAPSLSPMGIRMVAHALVKFATDEQKKFFLPRILTGEVFFCQGYSEPEAGSDLAALSMAAVDDGDDLVCTGSKIWTTHAREANWMFALVRTSKSAKKQQGITFVLIDMTSPGIQIRPLVMTSGEEVQNQVFFDEVRVPKANVLGKIDEGWTVAKYLLEFERGGGASSPALQVMADEIATVAADQPGPAGGRLLDDPAFAKKLADARIRTEVLEILEYRVLAAVAEGKNPGVASSMLKVIATELSQTLTELAMEAAGPRGRVYQPHATYPGGPVTEYEPPADDYISGEEWQAVAPLRYFNDRAGSIYAGSNEIQRNILAKAALGL; encoded by the coding sequence ATGGACCTCACGTTCTCGGCCGCCGACATCGCATTCCGCGACGAGGTGCGCGAGTTTCTCAACGACAAGCTGACACCGGAACTGCGTCGTGCGGGTCGCCTCATGACCAGCGTCTATGCCGATCATGAGGCGAGCATGGAATGGCAGCGGATCCTGCACGAGCGAGGCTGGGCGGCGCCGGCCTGGCCGGTCGAGCACGGCGGCTGCGACTGGAGCCTGACCCAGCACTACATCTTCAGCCGGGAGTCCCAGCTCGCGGGCGCACCCTCGTTGTCACCGATGGGGATCCGCATGGTCGCTCACGCGCTGGTGAAGTTCGCCACCGACGAGCAGAAGAAGTTCTTCCTCCCCCGCATACTGACCGGCGAGGTGTTCTTCTGCCAGGGCTACTCCGAACCGGAGGCCGGCTCCGACCTCGCGGCCCTGTCGATGGCGGCAGTCGACGACGGTGACGACCTGGTGTGCACGGGCAGCAAGATCTGGACGACCCACGCCCGCGAGGCGAACTGGATGTTCGCGTTGGTGCGCACGTCGAAGAGCGCGAAGAAGCAGCAGGGCATCACGTTCGTCCTCATCGACATGACCTCGCCGGGTATCCAGATTCGGCCGCTGGTCATGACGTCCGGCGAAGAGGTGCAGAACCAGGTCTTCTTCGACGAGGTCCGGGTGCCGAAGGCCAACGTTCTCGGCAAGATCGACGAAGGCTGGACAGTCGCCAAATACTTGTTGGAGTTCGAACGCGGCGGCGGTGCATCATCACCCGCCCTGCAGGTGATGGCCGACGAGATCGCCACCGTCGCCGCCGACCAGCCCGGCCCCGCAGGCGGTCGGCTACTCGACGATCCCGCGTTCGCGAAGAAGCTGGCCGATGCCCGGATCCGCACCGAGGTGCTGGAGATTCTCGAATACCGGGTGCTCGCCGCGGTCGCCGAGGGCAAGAATCCCGGCGTCGCCTCGTCGATGCTCAAGGTGATCGCCACCGAGTTGAGCCAGACCCTGACCGAGCTGGCGATGGAGGCCGCCGGGCCGCGCGGGCGGGTGTACCAACCGCACGCGACCTACCCCGGCGGGCCGGTGACCGAATACGAACCGCCGGCCGACGACTACATCAGCGGTGAGGAGTGGCAGGCGGTCGCGCCACTTCGCTACTTCAACGATCGCGCCGGCTCGATCTACGCCGGCAGCAACGAGATTCAGCGCAACATCCTGGCCAAAGCGGCTCTCGGACTGTAA
- a CDS encoding acyl-CoA dehydrogenase family protein → MDFNLSKEQELLRDGLGKFLSTRYELEKSRAAAKTGSGWQPDIWRGFANELGILGAALPEDVGGIGGGPVEIMVIAEALGHALAVEPYVDTVVVAGGLLHRAGGPVATPLLEKIVEGTAVVSLAAAEASSGENWQDVSTTAERDDDGWTLRGSKIVAMSAPLATHLLVTARSESGISLFVVDLDGPGAGIELHPYRTVDDRRAADIDFDGLRLPGDALLGEEGQAWPSIAAARDEGAAAVCSEAVGCMRKVLADTVEYAKQRHQFGQPIGSFQALQHRMVDMYMELEQAVAAVYLAVLNIEAEPKVRARAVSAAKATIGRAARFIGQQSVQLHGGMGMTEELAIGHYFKRLTAVQFEFGSTDYHVARYAELTRS, encoded by the coding sequence ATGGACTTCAACTTGAGCAAGGAACAGGAACTGCTCCGCGACGGGCTGGGCAAGTTCCTGTCGACCAGGTACGAACTCGAAAAGAGCCGGGCGGCGGCCAAGACCGGGTCGGGATGGCAACCCGACATCTGGCGCGGCTTCGCCAACGAACTCGGCATCCTCGGCGCCGCCCTGCCGGAGGATGTCGGCGGGATCGGTGGCGGACCCGTGGAGATCATGGTGATCGCCGAGGCGCTGGGGCATGCGTTGGCCGTCGAGCCCTACGTGGACACCGTGGTGGTGGCCGGCGGCCTGCTGCACCGGGCCGGTGGACCGGTCGCAACCCCACTGCTGGAGAAGATCGTTGAGGGCACCGCCGTGGTCTCGCTGGCCGCGGCCGAGGCATCGTCTGGCGAGAACTGGCAGGACGTGTCGACCACCGCCGAGCGTGACGACGATGGGTGGACGCTGCGCGGCTCGAAAATCGTTGCCATGAGTGCACCATTGGCGACTCACCTTCTGGTGACCGCACGCAGCGAGAGCGGAATCTCACTGTTCGTCGTTGATCTCGACGGTCCCGGCGCGGGTATCGAGTTGCATCCCTATCGCACCGTCGATGACCGGCGCGCGGCCGACATCGACTTCGACGGACTTCGGCTGCCGGGCGACGCGCTGCTGGGCGAGGAAGGGCAGGCTTGGCCGTCGATCGCAGCGGCACGCGACGAAGGCGCAGCGGCAGTGTGTTCCGAGGCGGTCGGGTGTATGCGAAAGGTGTTGGCGGACACCGTCGAATACGCCAAGCAGCGCCATCAGTTCGGACAGCCGATCGGCAGTTTTCAGGCGCTGCAACATCGTATGGTCGACATGTACATGGAGCTCGAGCAGGCTGTCGCGGCCGTGTATCTCGCGGTCCTCAACATCGAGGCCGAACCCAAGGTGCGCGCGCGGGCGGTGTCGGCGGCCAAGGCCACGATCGGGCGCGCGGCGCGCTTCATCGGCCAGCAGTCGGTGCAGCTGCACGGCGGCATGGGTATGACGGAGGAACTCGCGATCGGCCACTACTTCAAGCGGCTGACGGCGGTTCAATTCGAGTTCGGGTCGACGGACTATCACGTCGCCCGGTATGCGGAGCTGACCCGCTCCTAG
- a CDS encoding DMT family transporter: protein MSSRGWILFLAMSVIWGIPYLLIKVAVEGVSVPVLVFARVAVGAAVLLPLALSRRTVEIVRGHWKALAGFAFFEIIAAWWLLSDAERHLTSSMTGLLIAAAPIIAAVLDRLTGGERLGTKRILGLAVGIAGVTVLAGPHLGGSTWPIVEVLLVATCYAIAPLIAARYLADVPALPMTAVCLGFAAVVYAGPAAATWPSEMPSTRVLLALAGLALICTALAFLVFFALIREVGAARALVFTYINPAVALAAGVIVLNEPLTLWNVAALVLILVGCVLATHRRAAAPARAGSEPTHVGPASPCAPRRRTP from the coding sequence GTGAGCTCTCGCGGGTGGATCCTGTTCCTCGCGATGAGCGTCATCTGGGGCATCCCCTATCTGCTGATCAAGGTCGCCGTCGAGGGTGTGTCCGTTCCCGTGCTGGTGTTCGCCCGCGTCGCCGTCGGTGCGGCGGTCTTACTTCCGCTGGCCCTGTCGCGGCGAACGGTGGAGATCGTGCGCGGGCACTGGAAGGCGCTGGCCGGTTTCGCGTTCTTCGAGATCATCGCCGCGTGGTGGCTGCTGTCTGACGCCGAACGCCACCTCACCAGCTCGATGACCGGCCTGCTGATCGCCGCGGCGCCCATCATTGCGGCGGTGCTTGATCGACTCACCGGGGGCGAGCGACTGGGCACCAAACGGATCCTCGGCCTCGCCGTCGGCATTGCCGGCGTAACCGTTCTCGCGGGCCCGCACCTGGGCGGCAGCACATGGCCGATCGTCGAGGTGCTGTTGGTGGCCACGTGTTACGCAATCGCTCCGCTGATCGCCGCGCGCTACCTGGCCGACGTCCCGGCGCTCCCGATGACCGCGGTGTGCCTCGGCTTCGCCGCAGTGGTGTACGCGGGACCGGCCGCCGCGACCTGGCCGTCCGAGATGCCCTCCACTCGTGTGCTTTTGGCACTGGCGGGGCTCGCACTCATTTGCACGGCTCTGGCGTTTCTCGTGTTCTTCGCGCTGATTCGCGAGGTCGGAGCGGCTCGTGCGCTGGTGTTCACCTACATCAATCCGGCGGTGGCGTTGGCGGCAGGGGTGATCGTGCTGAACGAGCCCCTGACGCTGTGGAACGTCGCGGCGCTCGTACTCATCCTCGTCGGTTGTGTGCTCGCCACCCACCGTCGCGCGGCCGCCCCAGCGCGAGCCGGGAGCGAGCCGACGCATGTCGGCCCGGCTAGCCCCTGCGCGCCTCGTCGACGTACGCCGTGA
- a CDS encoding TetR/AcrR family transcriptional regulator: MTSNVTPRRPANGKQVRADRTRAMVIDETVRCVLEEGFGAASAKHITERAGVTWGVIQYHFGDRDGLLMAVVDSGFSELLAKLREVEPILGSHVGRARTELLVNTVADAFLSPTSIAALEILIATRASRADVDQRHLLGLFATLTDLGRYVAEGLEPERADAVGNLVWTTLMGAMVATMAVPDPVDVSRELRALTDAITAYVDEARRG, encoded by the coding sequence ATGACCTCCAACGTCACACCGCGACGTCCCGCGAACGGCAAGCAGGTTCGCGCGGACCGCACGCGGGCGATGGTCATCGACGAGACGGTGCGCTGTGTGCTCGAGGAGGGATTCGGCGCCGCGAGTGCCAAGCACATCACCGAGCGGGCCGGCGTCACCTGGGGGGTCATCCAATATCACTTCGGTGACCGCGACGGTCTGCTGATGGCCGTCGTCGACAGTGGCTTCAGCGAGCTGCTGGCCAAGCTGCGAGAGGTCGAGCCGATACTGGGCTCACATGTCGGACGAGCGAGGACCGAACTCCTCGTCAACACTGTCGCGGACGCCTTCCTCAGTCCGACATCGATTGCGGCGCTGGAGATTCTGATCGCCACCCGAGCCAGCCGCGCAGACGTGGACCAACGTCATCTGTTGGGCCTGTTCGCGACACTGACCGATCTCGGCCGTTATGTCGCCGAGGGACTCGAACCCGAGCGCGCCGATGCGGTCGGCAATCTCGTGTGGACCACCCTGATGGGTGCGATGGTCGCCACCATGGCGGTGCCGGACCCTGTCGACGTCAGCCGCGAATTGCGTGCGCTGACCGACGCGATCACGGCGTACGTCGACGAGGCGCGCAGGGGCTAG
- a CDS encoding TetR/AcrR family transcriptional regulator, producing MPRTDWLVGDDRRTAAAERIYAAATEMIATGGLDAFDVDALASRVHCSRATIYRHAGGKNEIREAVLVRVAARIIDTVREASDHLTGSERIVTAILVALKEIRSDPLGRLMMSSVKAQEISWFTESPVVARFAREINGLAEDDSQAGQWIVRVVLALMYWPVNDAETERQMVQRFVSPAFPSAVTSGRP from the coding sequence ATGCCTCGCACGGACTGGCTGGTGGGCGACGACCGCCGAACCGCGGCTGCCGAGCGTATCTATGCCGCCGCCACCGAGATGATCGCCACCGGCGGGTTGGACGCCTTCGACGTCGACGCGCTCGCGTCGCGCGTGCACTGCTCACGAGCGACGATCTACCGCCATGCCGGCGGCAAGAACGAGATTCGTGAGGCCGTTCTCGTCCGCGTCGCCGCCCGGATCATCGACACGGTCCGCGAAGCATCTGACCATCTGACGGGTTCGGAACGAATTGTCACCGCGATTTTGGTGGCGCTGAAGGAGATCCGCTCTGATCCTCTGGGGCGACTGATGATGTCCTCGGTGAAGGCTCAGGAGATCTCCTGGTTCACCGAATCTCCGGTTGTCGCGCGGTTTGCTCGTGAGATCAACGGCCTCGCCGAGGACGATTCGCAGGCCGGACAGTGGATCGTCCGGGTCGTGCTGGCGTTGATGTACTGGCCCGTCAACGATGCTGAGACCGAACGGCAGATGGTCCAACGCTTTGTCTCGCCGGCCTTCCCCTCCGCCGTAACATCCGGACGACCATGA